Genomic window (Syntrophales bacterium):
TCGGAACCACTGGCAATGGAAACGGCAATGGTAAGTACGTAATCCACGATGAGGGCGCAGCCCGCTACCATACCCACCGGCGGGGCCAGAAGTTTGCTGGCGACCAGATAGGACCCCCCCCCGGTGGGAAAGGTCTCGATAATCTGCATGTAACTGGCGCTGATGATAAAGACGGTCAGCGCTGTGAGGAGGGCCAGGATGATGGCAAGGCTGTAGTGACCGCCAAGCGCTAAGAATGCCTCCTGTGGACCATAACACGACGAAGAGATACCGTCAGAACCAAGGCCGATCCATGCCATAAACGCAACGAGTGACAGTTTTCTAAAGATACCCGGTTCCGTGGGACTGCGTTCACGTCCCAGGAGCAACCTATTCAGCCGTTCCTTTATTGATGCCGCTTCCTTTTCCATATCTTATCTTCCACGTCTCAGGACGCCATCTTCTCCTCAAGTCTCAATGAGAGTTTTCAGCATCGTTTTCATCTCAGCGAAACAAAAACCATGGCGCCAGAGAGGAATATGAGAGCGGCGACTGTCAGCCAGGCTACAATGTTCATAAGTAAACTATTGGTATAACGCCCCATGATCCTCTTATCGTTTATCAGCAGGAGCATAAAGATCAGGATAAAGGGAAGGAGTACACCGTTGATCACCTGAGAATAAAACATGATAGAGATTAAAGGCATGGCGGGTAAAAGGATTATACCGGCCCCCAGAAAGATCATCAGGAAATACAGGCCATAAAATTGTGGCGCTTCGGCAAACTTGCGGTTCAAACTTGACTCCCAGCCAAAGGCTTCGCAGATAGTATAAGCTGCGGAAAGTGGTAAGATGGAAGCGGCAAACAGAGAGGCATTAAGCAGACCGAAGGCGAACAACCATGAACAATATTTTCCTGCCAGGGGAGCGAGGGCCAGGGCGGCATCTTTGGCGCTTTCTATCTTTATTCCAGCCTGAAAGAGAGTAATTGCACAGAGCATGATGATAAAAAAAGCTACGACGTTGACGGTCAGTGAGCCAAATATCACATCTATCCTGGTGTACTTGTAATCATCTACCTTGAGACCTTTATCAACAACGGAAGATTGCAAATAAAACTGCATCCACGGCGCGATAGTGGTTCCGATGACACCCACCGCCATGGTAAGGAAAGGAGGATCGAATCTTAAGGTGGGTGTAAGGAGTGCAGAACGGACCTCGCCCCAGTCTGGCTTACCCATAAAGCCGGAAATAATATAAGAAAGATAGAAAAGGC
Coding sequences:
- a CDS encoding Nramp family divalent metal transporter gives rise to the protein MPVNLSRMKTTIFHGISRRGIWRSLGLFFVLIGPGIITSNVDNDAGGITTYSLAGAEFGLKLLWLLIPITLALVIIQEMCARMGVVSGKGLSDLIRERFGAKITFYLMIVLFLANLGNTIAEFAGVAASMEIFGVSKYISVPLGAILVWWLVIKGSYKSVEKAFLVACLFYLSYIISGFMGKPDWGEVRSALLTPTLRFDPPFLTMAVGVIGTTIAPWMQFYLQSSVVDKGLKVDDYKYTRIDVIFGSLTVNVVAFFIIMLCAITLFQAGIKIESAKDAALALAPLAGKYCSWLFAFGLLNASLFAASILPLSAAYTICEAFGWESSLNRKFAEAPQFYGLYFLMIFLGAGIILLPAMPLISIMFYSQVINGVLLPFILIFMLLLINDKRIMGRYTNSLLMNIVAWLTVAALIFLSGAMVFVSLR